From one Rhizobium sp. CIAT894 genomic stretch:
- a CDS encoding YciI family protein, with translation MRYICLIYNSADTDGTLAPDETNELIKAHFAFDEELRRQGIMIHADALEMPDQATVLRVRNNTLSATDGPYVETKEHLAGFYVIEAPDMTKAKEIAARIPSVRFGAVELRPVRMLTLPD, from the coding sequence ATGCGCTACATCTGCCTGATTTATAACAGCGCCGACACGGACGGGACGCTGGCGCCTGACGAAACCAACGAACTCATCAAGGCGCATTTCGCCTTCGATGAGGAACTGCGCCGCCAAGGCATCATGATCCATGCCGATGCGCTGGAGATGCCAGACCAGGCGACGGTGCTGCGCGTTCGCAACAACACGCTCTCCGCCACCGATGGTCCCTATGTCGAGACGAAGGAGCATCTGGCCGGCTTCTACGTCATCGAGGCGCCCGACATGACCAAGGCAAAGGAGATCGCCGCGCGGATCCCTTCGGTGCGTTTCGGCGCGGTCGAACTCAGGCCGGTCAGGATGCTGACCTTGCCGGATTGA
- a CDS encoding YciI family protein, with the protein MKFLCQIWFDTEKSKLVPQSEWDALTQECIISDNRWRESGHLLVALALHDPSTAITVRLRNGETSATDGPFAEIKEHLGGFVLVEAETIEAAKTIVSSFPILKYSSIEVRPTYAIQDGK; encoded by the coding sequence ATGAAATTTCTATGCCAGATCTGGTTCGACACGGAGAAGAGCAAGCTGGTCCCTCAGAGCGAATGGGATGCGCTCACACAGGAGTGCATCATTAGCGACAATCGCTGGCGCGAGAGCGGTCACCTGCTGGTGGCGCTCGCTCTGCATGATCCGTCAACGGCGATCACCGTCCGCCTGCGCAATGGCGAAACCTCTGCGACCGATGGCCCCTTTGCCGAAATCAAAGAGCATCTCGGCGGTTTTGTGCTTGTAGAAGCCGAGACTATCGAGGCGGCGAAGACGATCGTGTCGAGTTTTCCGATCCTCAAATATTCCTCGATCGAAGTGCGCCCGACTTACGCGATCCAGGATGGGAAATAG
- a CDS encoding YciI family protein, translating to MKYLCQVWFDGAMLEAMTQEEKAELDANSLNYDKDLVDSGHMIVAQALQPPKSAVTVRVRSGELSVTDGPFAETKEALGGFILIKAKDLNEAIRVAAGIPLAKLGAIEVRPVHEFGAK from the coding sequence ATGAAATATCTCTGTCAGGTTTGGTTCGACGGCGCGATGCTCGAGGCCATGACGCAAGAGGAGAAGGCCGAGCTCGACGCAAATTCCCTCAATTACGACAAGGACCTCGTCGACAGCGGGCATATGATCGTCGCCCAGGCGCTGCAGCCGCCGAAATCGGCAGTCACGGTCCGGGTGCGGAGCGGCGAGTTGTCGGTAACGGACGGCCCCTTTGCTGAGACGAAGGAGGCGCTCGGCGGATTTATCCTGATCAAGGCCAAGGACCTCAATGAGGCGATCCGCGTTGCCGCCGGCATCCCGCTTGCCAAACTCGGCGCGATCGAGGTGCGGCCCGTCCACGAATTCGGCGCCAAATGA